The region GTGATTGTATTTTATATGTGATTTGTGATTTTACTGTGTATGACTGTGTGTTTGGTGTTGTGATTGCATGGAATGCGAGTGTATTCGCTTTCATATAGCACTCTGGTAACATTATGGCTGGAGCATCTTATACTCAAGAAGACGGCGCGCTAGAAGACTGTGTTCTTTCTGTGTTACTTAACCCTATTCGTGATCTGACAGAGAATTGGGAAATTAATTTGGCACGATACCTTCAGGAATACCATGACTTGCTGGTTGAAAATAGTTTAAATGCTCAGGAAATTCTTAGTGCCATCAATTTTGCGAAAGCTGCACTCGTCATTCAAAAATCTGCTGACATTTATGGGAAGAAAGTGGATTACTTGTGGCAGATATTGCATAATGTTTTAGATACCATTAGGAACCAGAGAAATGAAACTGACCCTGCAAAACCTGGTGCACCAACGAAGAAAGGCAAGGAGGGGAAAGACAATGCCCATGTTTCTACAGAATTCTGTTCTTTAGATGATGAATACGGCGCTTCTGCTGGGGACATAAACATACAAGCACGCGAGACACGCAGTAAGGTCAAGCTACTTCCCGTGTACAATCCGCAGCTAGATTCCTTTCTGAGTGTAAAGAAAATAGAACTTTATGGGCAGAGGGGTAACGCAGTCGGTAATAAATATGATTTCAGAGTCAATAAATACCTGTCATCCACTGGACTGTTAATTAGTGAACCAGAATTAAACCAGTGTTCAGGCGCACTAGAATATGATTACGATGAGTTATCAAGCCCTTCACCGGAACCTGTACCTGCAATTGAACAACTTGAAACTATTCCAATGGAAATTGATCCAGAACCTGTCGAAAATTGTGCCATCGAAGTATGCACACTACCAGCCGCACCAAGTCGAGAAGAAATAGTTGAAGTTGCAACAGATCAAGAGCATGAGAAGAACAAAGCAGAAAATTCTAGAAAAAAGGGAACTGTAGAGGTTGTTAATGAGAATCGTACTGGATGGGATAGCATTGTGCAAAAAGATGAGAGAGAAAGGGAACTGCAACCAAGACCTACAGTTCATATGCCTTCTGCCACTGAGTACATTTCATCTGTGTTGCAAAAGAGACCTCCTGCTGACAATAACGCAGGTATGGAAAGAAACAAAAGACCACCTAGTTTTTTGTCATTTTTTGCAAAGGATATAATTTCGAAAGGGAAGAAAAAAGTATGTTACTTAGCGTTTCAAGAGTATTGCTGTTTACCAGAGCAGAAACGGTCTAAAGAATCAGTCGAATTAAATCTAGACGATGTTATGAGGGACGTGGCTAGCGAATTTGGCGAAGAAGACTTTTGCGGATTTGAAGAGCCTGTGGTTCTTGAAAACGAGGACGACATTAATTTCGAAGTGAATGAGGTCGATGAACTGCCACTACTCGAATGTTTACCTCCACCCTCCGACGTGCCTGCACCAAGTTACGCGGAATTTGTTAGAGAGGCAATTGTCGTTccagcagtaacagcagaggtcGCTGAAAGTATAACACAGATTGTAAATGAATGGCATGATTCCATAAGACATATTTTGAAGGCATCACAGGAAAGAGGTCATTTTAATATTCATAAGTATTGTGATTTAGTGCTTTCTCGATTCCCACATACGGAGGAACACCCAGTTTTGCCTTTCAGTGATATAGTTGGCAATGAACCAGTCGAAAATGTTTCACGCTATTTCCTGGCAACTCTTATGCTTGCCAATgcgtataatgtggaaataataagGACCATTGACGACCCTCTAGCAATGGACTGTATGAGCGCCAAGCTTCTTACGAGAGTAAGAGATAATGAACTCTTGAAAGAGATGTACGAGTGAATTCATCCCATTACAAATGATTCTCAAGGTGACATTCTGATTTCCATTTTAATGTCTAGATTCATCAGAACTTCACATCAGGAACGGTAGTTATTCTGGCGCATAAAATTGTTTTTACAAACACGATAATTGTTTGTAATACTGTACCAAAGTAAAAAAGGCGCCATAAAATCGTGTTGAAGTAATTTATTTTTagagtttttctttttaaatttgaaatgaGCCTGTCGGTTATGTGAATGTAAGTTCGTTACGTCACACCGGCTCTGCGCATGCGCCAGCTAGCGGCTTCTACCGCTCTGTGTGTAACATTCGCGCCAAAATAGTTATCTGGCTAGGCGTTGTACGTGTGGATTACTGTTCTAAACATGCCGGCGAGAAAAGGAAAACGCTCAGCTACAAAGACGCCCGCCGCAGAAGCAGCTAAAACGGCAGAATCTACAGATGCAGAACAGAAAAAGCCTCGTAGAAGTCCTAAAAAGTCTCAAGCCCAGCCTGCATCACAAAACGTGGAGGAGGCTAAAACTGCAACTACGTTAGAGGAGGGCGAACCTGCACCTAAGAGGGCCAGAGGCAAGCAGAAGGATAAAACTGATGTTGCAGATGGCCAAGAATCTAAGAACACTCCCGAAAAACGCGGAAGAGGTAAAACTGAGTCACCGAAGAAACCAAAATCTGGTGAGGCACGTAAGTCAGTAGCGAAGAAAGGATCGCCTCGAGTTGCAGCAAAACCTAAACGCGGCGCGAAAGCCCGGAAATCTGGTGGAAAGACTGCCTCTGCAAAGCGCAAGTGGTAAGCATATTAATTTCTATATTATATGCAATTATTATGTTGTATGTATCTTTAGGCAAGGAATGTGGACTAGAAATAAGTTTTCCGCTGTTTCAAAAATTAATGTGCGCGAAGATTGTTGTGAATAAAGCAGCATATTTTAACAATAAGATATACttatgaaagtgtttgtttggaaatTTTACCGTGCATCAAAAGCTCAAAATTGAATCTGCATAAACACCGCAATTGTAACGGAGCAGTGACCACTATTTGATATTTTTTCGAAAATTAATAATACGCAAATACACGGTTTTATGAAGAAGttaatttgaaatttttgtatttctttattgatcGGCAACaattattgccagttttctgtacaagttttcaATTTGCATTCAAAACTATTTTTCACAGATGGGTATTTTGTGCTCtacacacaaaatttaatatttACTTGTAGTGATGTTATATGGCTTACTACCATAATTAATCATTCCAGTTGCCAATACAAACAGTTCTATTCTTATCTTTGTTGTCCAATAATATGTAGCACTTTCTTCTattcaaataaaatttcatttaaacTTTTGCAACTGTTTCAGTCTGCAGTTTTGGATGGCCTCTGTGTGTATGGAGTGCTAGCAATGAGTGATAGGGACAGAATATTAAATGCATAGTACTTGTTGTGAATGGGTGCATATAAGTTTTGGGGTTAGGGGAGAAGTGGACTGTGGAAAGGGAACTTCAGGGAACAATTTTATTGTCATGATAGATGTACTGGGGTTAAGTACTATTTATCTGTGACATTCTGACAACTCTGGATCAGCACAATCTGTAGACTTTTTTTGTGGTGTCTGCTACTGATGTTACCAAGTTATAAGTACAGTACCTGTTAATATGGTAGTTATTATGAAGTGATTGTCATCTTGTCACTGTGTCAAAGAAGTAAGCATCTATGTTGTGCCAACACCACGTGGTGAAAGCTTGTCCCACCTACACTGCCACTCTGCAAATGTAAAAGTGTTGGTGACTGATAAGTGGAGCTTGCTTGCTGCATTGTACTGAAAACTCAGTCAGAATGTAATAGACAAATATTGGATTTTAATAATGTTTAACCACatagataaaaaaaattccatCTCTTGCAAATGGAATTTATTTTATGTATGTGGTAAATATATTTACAGTAGCTGCTGAGAAAGAGtggctgaaaatatttgcaataTTACAGTGTAGTTATTTGTGGTGATGAAGCAGTTCATCATACCAGAAATGGACATGTAATGCACTAGAAATGATCAAGTTTTGGGGTTAGCTGTGAATTATGTGCTATGTCCATAGTTGCTGTCATTGGTAGAGGGATTGGGGATACtattccacacacctccttcccCCCCAAATTGCAAATTTGTTGGATGATACTCTcacctgacacccccccccccctttccatgtcTATTTTATCATCTATGGTGACACTGCTCATGTTTGAGTGGAAAATTGAAGTGAATTTTACAAAGTAGCATAGTATTTGTTGTCTTTCTGGAAAGTAAAGGAAGAGGCTTCAGGTTAGCCTTTTAATTTCTGTCAGCAGTGTAAATATGCATGTTCAGTTTATCAATATAATTATTGTGACTAGTGGTGTTAATCAGACTGAATCTTCTTTCCATCACTTACTCGATTTATATTAATTGTCTGTATCGCCACCTCATCCATGAGCATTCAGAAATTGTTTTGGAAGTATGCatggaataattttattgtgctgtATATGTCATTCTATGTAATGTCTTCCAAGCAATCTGGGAGGTGAATGTAACTTAATTTATTTGTTCTCATTACTGAGGTAAGTAATTGTATTTAATGTCtttgaagttatgatgattttgtgTATAAATCAAAATCTGTTTTAGTCTGTCATGAAATGCTGGTTAGATACTCCAAAGGATTGAAACAGAGTAATCTATTATCTGTAAGTGAACTAACCAATGCAGCAGAAAAGAATTTTGGAGAAAAGTTGGTGCTTTAGAATCAAGGCAACTGATATAATCTTTTCTCCCAAAACACAGCATGGTAATGCAAAATTAGTGGGTAGTGAATTTTCATGTCATTAGTTATTGTGTACTTATTTTAACTTTGTTAGTTTGTCCTGTTAATTGTGCATGTGAtgtagttttttaattaatttatttcttctatTATTATTGTATTTAGATCTTGTGAGATTTACTAGTAATTTGTTGGTTGCTGCTGTAGGTGACAATATAGTGTCTACAATTAAATTTCTCCGGTTATAAGGCCTCTTTGCAGAatgtgtgaaatgtcagctatgtgCAGAATTTATAAAACTGAGCAATGTCTTTGTACATAATTTTTCTTGCTACATGGGTGTCGAAGTTTATGTTGGAGTAGTTTTTTATGATTTTTGTGGTTTGTGTTGGTTATTGAAGTTCCAGTTTGGTAGTCTGTAGGTGTCTGCTATGTTGCAGTTATTTTGTTCTCTTTAGGTTTTGATAATTGAAGTTTTTTCCTAATAGACATTAAGTTTAGTAGTGCCCGTGACTGTAACTTCTAGGTTAAGGTTTATTGGTTAATAAAATACCATcaacaacaaatttttattttttaattgttgtcCAACGGGGTTTGGAGCTACATATTCATTTTCAAGGACTGTATGGCTTTAATGGACATCAATATATGCTGCAGTCTTCATCTAATAGTAACAAAATTACACTGTTGTTATAAACCATACCTGAGGTGGGTTTAATCAGGACATGCTAAAGAACAGTGAGAAACAAAGTTAAGTAAGTCTTTATCTAAGTTTGgccacaactttcgttttctgtgtTGTTGAAAAACTTTCAAATTTTCAAACTACTGTATTCAACATGTGTATGATATGACTTGTGTTACAGCGATAGTATGGAGTAATGGGTTTGCTACCATGTAAATGGTAATAATAGTACATTCAAACTAGCATTTTCTCATTAATCCCACATTAGGGATAGTCTGCTGTTAAATCTAACAACTGTGTAGCTTTGTTACTGTTGGGTGAAAATAGAAGCAGATGAAATGCCCATTATAGCCATATAATCCTTGTGTTGTAGTTCAGAAACACTTTGGacacaattaaaaaatgaaattttgtgattgGCGACAATATTATTAATCAGTAATCATTAACACAAAGTTCCGCTATTTGTGGGTTCTTAATACTGGGGACTTCCTTGGATCTATATGCATCAAGTGAACTTATAACACTTGTTTTTTATGGTTGAGTTGGGTGGGTGGTGATGTTTCTGTCTCGGTTTGAGCTACGTAGTTGAGTGAAATGATATCGGTATATATGGTTCTATGTGGGGGTAGGGGGTGTCAGGTATTGCTGCTTTAGTCTCGGCTATGTAGGTCAAATGAAGTATAAAATCCCAGTTGTGTGGTTTTTGTTCAGTTTATTCTTGAGGATTTCATctgtttattttcaattttatttgttttggaaCAGTGATGTCACTCACTGTTGTATACTTAATGTGCCTGCACCTTaacaacccccaccccccacacacacccacacttcCTGCAGTTGTCCCATCAGTTTAATTTTATTGCTGGAAGGAAATATTCCACattgttgtttaaatatttgttcagtGTTTGTGTGCTGGAATTAGGGGTGTCCAACATCTTGATGACACAACAGGTGAAAGCAGACAGGTACGAGGGttgctccaaaagaaatgcacactattttttaaaaaactccatcttttgttctacattattgaaagtttttcagtgtgtagatacatcctttaggaacaatatttttttcTCTCCACATTATTTCCATCccgctcaactgccttacaccatcatgGAATCGGTGCCTGTATACGCGCatgataaaattctggaccaacctgttggagccactgttcggtAGTacgcacaagggagtcgtcatcatCAAACCTTGGTCCACgaagagtcttccagtttcccaaagggATGACACTAAtgtggagtcaggtcaggactgtaaggccggGGTTGTTGTCCCGCTTCCatgggtttttgactgacatgtggctgtacattgtcgtgcaacagcaaaacatcctgcttttgccgatgtggtcgaacacaactcagtcgagcttgaagtttcttcagtgttgtcacatatgcatcagaatttatggtggttccacttggcatgatgtccacaaccaagagtccttcggaatcgaaaaacaccgtggacataacttttccagcagaaggtgccaCTGCATTGATCGCCTCTTCATATGGTGaaaaaatgatggagccgtgtttcatcgcctgtcacaattcttccaagaaattcatctccaccatttttgtactgtttcaaaagttcgctgcatatcgttgttcttgtttctttgtgagccactgtcaacatcctgggaacccacctggcacaaacattttttaacaccaagactttcagtattctgcaaacacttccttcccctgtcccactgtgatgcgtctgtcagcagtcaccaattcgttaactctgcacattgtgtggagtgtgtgcagtaggaggcctgccgctgcaaggacaatcctcaatattgccatgcccactttcatcacgtaacctgcttgcccattgacgaactgtactgcgatcgacagcagcatccccatacatctttttcaacctcttgtggatgtttgccactgcctcattttcacagcacgttgcttctgatgaatgtcaagtatagcagccatctcgaagacatgccgtggtggcgccactcacgggaacaagaTTGAACTaactttgaaaacaagtgggaaggatgtatctgtaaaactttcacacatgcagaatgaaaactgtatttttacaaaaattgtgtgcatttcttttggagtgtcaCTCATAGAATCGGATACTTTCGAATTGGgattttgttttcattgttactGTGGTTTACAACAATTAATACTGTGTTTAAAGACTGAAGAAGAAATTGCTGCAGGCATGGTTTAGGTCTAAGGAAGCTGCAATAGCTAATTTCACAGGTCTTTGCAGTTCTTATGGCAAAACTGAGATATTAAGATAATACCTCTTTGTTTTGCCCAATAGGTTACTGTTCAG is a window of Schistocerca gregaria isolate iqSchGreg1 chromosome 8, iqSchGreg1.2, whole genome shotgun sequence DNA encoding:
- the LOC126284009 gene encoding condensin-2 complex subunit H2-like; the encoded protein is MAGASYTQEDGALEDCVLSVLLNPIRDLTENWEINLARYLQEYHDLLVENSLNAQEILSAINFAKAALVIQKSADIYGKKVDYLWQILHNVLDTIRNQRNETDPAKPGAPTKKGKEGKDNAHVSTEFCSLDDEYGASAGDINIQARETRSKVKLLPVYNPQLDSFLSVKKIELYGQRGNAVGNKYDFRVNKYLSSTGLLISEPELNQCSGALEYDYDELSSPSPEPVPAIEQLETIPMEIDPEPVENCAIEVCTLPAAPSREEIVEVATDQEHEKNKAENSRKKGTVEVVNENRTGWDSIVQKDERERELQPRPTVHMPSATEYISSVLQKRPPADNNAGMERNKRPPSFLSFFAKDIISKGKKKVCYLAFQEYCCLPEQKRSKESVELNLDDVMRDVASEFGEEDFCGFEEPVVLENEDDINFEVNEVDELPLLECLPPPSDVPAPSYAEFVREAIVVPAVTAEVAESITQIVNEWHDSIRHILKASQERGHFNIHKYCDLVLSRFPHTEEHPVLPFSDIVGNEPVENVSRYFLATLMLANAYNVEIIRTIDDPLAMDCMSAKLLTRVRDNELLKEMYE
- the LOC126285192 gene encoding histone H1.5-like: MPARKGKRSATKTPAAEAAKTAESTDAEQKKPRRSPKKSQAQPASQNVEEAKTATTLEEGEPAPKRARGKQKDKTDVADGQESKNTPEKRGRGKTESPKKPKSGEARKSVAKKGSPRVAAKPKRGAKARKSGGKTASAKRKWQGMWTRNKFSAVSKINVREDCCE